One segment of Agromyces albus DNA contains the following:
- a CDS encoding anthranilate synthase component II — translation MTRILVLDNYDSFVYTLNGYLQELGAETEVVRNDAIEASDVPARIAQYDAVLISPGPGKPADAGVSIPIVDAALATGQPILGVCLGHQAIAEAFGAVVTNAEELMHGKTSRITHDDSAFYDGVPQPFTATRYHSLAVVDGTVPSELIVTSRTQGGVIMGLRHERAPIYGVQFHPESVLTEGGYRMLGNWLAVAGLPEARERALHLNPLVRVS, via the coding sequence ATGACCCGCATTCTCGTACTCGACAACTACGACAGCTTCGTCTACACGCTGAACGGCTACCTGCAGGAGCTCGGCGCCGAGACCGAAGTGGTACGCAACGACGCGATCGAGGCATCCGACGTGCCTGCTCGCATCGCGCAGTACGACGCGGTGCTCATCTCGCCCGGGCCGGGGAAGCCTGCCGACGCCGGGGTGTCGATCCCGATCGTCGATGCCGCACTCGCGACCGGGCAGCCGATCCTCGGCGTGTGTCTCGGCCACCAGGCGATCGCCGAGGCGTTCGGGGCCGTCGTGACGAACGCCGAAGAGCTGATGCACGGCAAGACCTCGCGCATCACGCACGACGACAGCGCCTTCTACGACGGGGTGCCGCAGCCGTTCACGGCCACGAGATACCACTCGCTCGCCGTCGTCGACGGCACTGTGCCGAGCGAACTCATCGTGACGAGTCGCACACAAGGCGGGGTCATCATGGGGCTCCGGCACGAACGGGCGCCGATCTACGGCGTGCAGTTCCACCCCGAGTCGGTGCTCACCGAGGGCGGGTATCGCATGCTCGGCAACTGGCTCGCCGTGGCCGGCCTGCCGGAGGCTCGTGAGCGCGCCCTCCACTTGAACCCGCTCGTGCGGGTGAGCTGA
- the pknB gene encoding Stk1 family PASTA domain-containing Ser/Thr kinase, which produces MSDEGRILAGRYRVGALIGRGGMSDVHVGSDTRLGRQVAIKLLKPQLATDPAFRMRFRQEAQSAARMAHPTIVRVFDAGEETVVDAAGQEVQLPFIVMEFVEGRLLKEIIHDGPLEAAAAVRVIDGVLTALEYSHRAGVVHRDIKPGNIMITTTGQVKVMDFGIARAVSDGSTTVAQTTAILGTASYFSPEQAKGEVVDARTDLYSTGVVLFEMLTGRPPFRGDTPVAVAYQHVSERPVKPSVINPKVSPALDAVVLHALSKDRAQRYQSAAEFRADVDVAASGRVPVHREPNQATLLFGAPTGSLSTSELALRQLTEDETMTRTQRRPPAIWIWSGIIAVVVIVVAVMYWAFNLQPTDDLPSTSREIPVFTGMTFEQAAEQLQELGLPATRIDQTDDEVPAGEVIRTNPASGEIVNVGVAVSIYVSTGREAVTVPDVRNKPLDQAKADLEAAGLVPGTETRQTSPSVPADTVMGTSPEPGTSVETGSTVDFTLSSGLVTLSDLTGQTLAAASSYLSAENLQLNPVPKPDPSCKSQTGSPVTQQSLAPGDVPQHSDVELTYCAG; this is translated from the coding sequence GCATGCGCTTCCGACAGGAGGCGCAGTCCGCTGCCCGAATGGCGCACCCCACGATCGTGCGGGTCTTCGACGCCGGCGAGGAGACCGTCGTCGACGCGGCCGGGCAAGAGGTGCAGCTGCCGTTCATCGTCATGGAGTTCGTCGAGGGGCGACTGCTCAAGGAGATCATCCACGACGGCCCGCTCGAGGCCGCCGCGGCAGTGCGCGTCATCGACGGCGTGCTCACCGCGCTCGAGTACTCGCACCGCGCCGGCGTCGTGCACCGCGACATCAAGCCCGGCAACATCATGATCACCACCACGGGCCAGGTGAAGGTCATGGACTTCGGCATCGCCCGTGCCGTCTCCGACGGGTCGACGACCGTCGCGCAGACCACGGCGATCCTCGGCACCGCCTCCTACTTCTCGCCCGAGCAGGCCAAGGGCGAGGTCGTCGACGCGCGCACCGACCTCTACTCGACCGGCGTCGTGCTCTTCGAGATGCTCACGGGCCGTCCGCCGTTCCGCGGCGACACCCCCGTCGCAGTCGCCTACCAGCACGTCAGCGAACGCCCGGTGAAGCCGAGCGTCATCAACCCGAAGGTCTCCCCCGCGCTCGATGCCGTCGTGCTGCACGCCCTCTCGAAAGACCGGGCTCAGCGGTACCAGTCCGCCGCGGAGTTCCGCGCCGACGTCGACGTCGCGGCATCCGGTCGCGTTCCCGTTCATCGGGAACCCAATCAGGCGACCCTGCTCTTCGGTGCACCCACCGGCTCGCTCTCGACCTCCGAGCTCGCACTGCGCCAACTCACCGAAGATGAGACGATGACGCGCACCCAGCGTCGCCCTCCAGCGATCTGGATCTGGTCGGGCATCATCGCCGTCGTCGTCATCGTCGTCGCCGTCATGTACTGGGCGTTCAACCTGCAACCCACCGACGACCTACCATCGACCTCGCGTGAGATCCCGGTGTTCACCGGCATGACCTTTGAACAGGCCGCCGAGCAACTGCAGGAGCTGGGCCTGCCGGCGACGCGCATCGACCAGACCGACGACGAGGTGCCCGCGGGCGAAGTCATCCGCACCAACCCCGCCTCCGGCGAGATCGTGAACGTCGGCGTCGCCGTGAGCATCTACGTATCGACCGGGCGCGAGGCGGTGACGGTTCCCGATGTCAGGAACAAGCCCCTCGACCAAGCGAAGGCAGACCTCGAAGCGGCCGGGCTCGTTCCGGGCACCGAAACCCGGCAGACCTCTCCATCCGTGCCGGCCGACACGGTGATGGGCACCAGCCCAGAACCGGGCACCTCGGTGGAGACCGGGTCCACCGTCGACTTCACGCTCTCGAGCGGCCTCGTGACGCTCTCCGACCTCACCGGGCAGACGCTCGCCGCTGCATCCTCCTACCTCTCCGCCGAGAACCTGCAGCTGAACCCCGTGCCGAAGCCCGACCCGTCGTGCAAGTCGCAAACCGGGTCACCGGTAACGCAGCAGTCGCTCGCCCCCGGCGACGTGCCGCAGCATTCCGACGTCGAGCTCACCTACTGCGCAGGTTGA